The nucleotide window AAGTTGTAGACCTCAGCTGAGTCTGGTAATGAATGGcatggctgttgaacaagttgaggagactaaatgacttggtgttaccttagattgtaaactgtcatggtcaaaacctaTAGATTCAATGtttggaaagagaaggtgttgcttttttgacaccacactccaagaagcaagtcctgcaggctctattTTTATCTTATtgtgattattgtccagtcatatggtcaagcgCAGCAAGAAAAATCTGCAGCTGGCCTAGAACAGAGCTGCACGTCTTggtcttcattgtaatcagaggtaTAATATTAGTACcctgcatgccagtctctcttggcttagagttgaggaaagactgactgtgtCACTTCCTGGTTTTATAAGAAacgtgttggaaattccaaattgatTGCATAGTTATCTTACACAcagcacggacacacacacttaccccaccagggGCCTTTTCACAGTCCCCCGGTCCAGAACAAATTAAAGAAAACGTACAATATTATACAGGGCCATGAGTGCATGTAACTCTCTTCCATCTcatatagcgcaagtgaacagcaaacctggttttaaaAAATGGAATAAACTAATACTTAAGTCTTCActgcacaacgcctctccccatgtgacctacttgttgtgtgtatatactgacatgtatgtgtaactgatagatgtacacacactacatgttaatgtttttaaatatatgtCAATTGTAAAGTTTTTCGTTATGTGCCGGACCCCAGTAATCCTCTCTGAGACTCAAACATGTCTAGGCCTTCCCATACTCATCCACACATATAACAAAAGTAAAACAAATAGTATATTGGCTACTATAAGGGCTAGTGACACTAACTGCCATGCGAAACAGTAGATGATTTAAACATAGGAAAACAGAGGCCTATCTGGTGTCTTGAAATACACTGCTACAGCATGGGAATAATTAAAGATTGATTTTCAGTAGATCTCCATACACATGATCCCAAAGAGGGGACAGAGTGGATGGTGTAATACAGTAGGACAGTGTCTGTCAGTATGGGGGAGGGATAAAGAGTGGGCTACAGTAGCAGGCAGCCAGGCCTTTGAGTCTTTGTCCTGTCATTCTCTGTAATAGGGTGAGCAGGGCCTCGCCTCAGAGAAAAGCAGTATGATAAAGGATACcgtcctcacccctctctcctcttccctctctctgtctgtagatcATCTTTGCAGACGAGTGCACGGAGGCGGAGGGCAGGCACTGGCACATGAAGCACTTCTGCTGTTTCGAGTGTGAGACGGTGCTGGGCGGCCAGCGGTACATCATGAAGGAGGGCCGGCCCTATTGCTGCAGCTGTTTCGAGTCCCTCTACGCCGAGTACTGTGACTCCTGTGGGGAACACATCGGTACGCCACGCACCCACCCCATCCACCAGAGCCAACGCAGGGCCCTAGATCCAACAACACCAGCCGTAATCTAGAGAGCTAGAGCACTGGCATACGTCAAGCAAGACAAATAGGACGCTATTTCAGCTGCAAGATTTCAGTAATGTTAAGAAGAACAGAGGAATGACCTGGATTTAGCTTGGAGAAACATTTCAGGGAGAAATATGCATGGCTGCAAAGATTACATGCTTTTAGTAGAATTTAACCGTCTATGATTTAACGCAACACTGGCATGCAGATACCTCACGACACGGATACAAGTAGCGTATTTTAAAACAGACTAGATGAACTCAACAGCATTTTCACAAAGGGGGAAAAGATCAGTGGGTGAACAATTTCAAATGTATTCAGTAGATATACATTTTCATAAGGTCATTTTCTGTACGTTAACCAAACCAAGCAGGACAAACCTAGCGCCTTATCACCAGTGGGGCCAGTGCCACCTCTGTGCTTTCCTCTCAGTCCAGAGAGCCGCTTGCTTATCCCTCAACAGGATCCCCAGCTGTGATCTGGCACGGCCCTCAGCAAACAGACATGGAGCTCTGTAATTATTTCTTATACAGGATACAGAAAGTATTTGAGTAATACTGATTATAAATTGAAACCATCAGAAACCATTTGAAACCAGATGGCAGCCATTAGCTGAGGACTGTTCTCCCCGGCAACTGCAAACATACTTAAAATGCAATGCATGTTACATAATGAGTTTACCCCTAAACTCAGCTAAGTGTTGTAGCCCCAGGGCCTTTCTTCACTCAGGTTTACTTAGAACTTCCAACTCATTTCCTATTAAAATGGAGTTGGAATATTTTCCAGTttatggatggtatctatatctTTTGATAAGGGAGTTCTCCCTCTAGAGTATTTAGCTGATGTTTTGTATTTGATTAGCCTTAATTTGCCTTGCTGCTTATAGCACTTTATCGTTCACATTCCGCACCTACAGTATTTCCACAATGATTAGTCTTGATGGTTCTCTGTTGCAGGCATTGACTCATTACAGAGCAAAAGAGTAAAGATTATTGGGTCCTTTTCATTAACATTTTGGCTTATAAGTGTTTTTCCCTCTGTCCCTCAGGCATTGACCAGGGCCAGATGACATATGACGGTCAGCACTGGCACGCCACAGAGGGCTGTTTCTGCTGTGCCCGCTGTAAGAGCTCCCTCTTAGGTCGCCCCTTCCTGCCCAAACATGGACAGATCTTCTGCTCGCGCTCCTGCAGTCTGGGGGAGGAGCCTAACGGGTCAGACTCCTCAGACTCCGCCTTCCAGAGCGCACGCTCCACTCGAGAGTCCCGCCGCAGCTCCAAGGCTGGGAAGAACGGGGGCCAGGCGGGGAGGTGTTCGGGTGACGTGGACCCTCTCTCCTTACAGATGGACCTGCTGAGTCTGTCCAGCCAGACGCCCAGTTTGACCCGCGAGCCGCCCGCATGGAAGAGCCAGGGACAGGGGGGTGACACGTACCCCTACGAGGGCCGATCAGACCCCACAGCAACACCCACCCCACTCCATCTGCTCAGCCAATGCAACGTCAGAACTGCATATAACTCCACCTCCCCCGGGCAGGGCAACCAACCAAACCACAGGTCCAAGGAGACGGGTGTCAACAAGAGGCCGCCCATCTCAGCCCTGAAAGGCCGCTCTATGAATGAGAACTGGTTCCATCAGGATTCAGAGGACTACTACCCCCCCAAACTGAAACCCCAGCAAAGCTTTGACGTACCCCATGGCTTGTCCTACCACAACGGCTTCTCTGACAAGCGTTCGGTCAGTCTGCATGTGTTCCAGAGGGACGGGGAGGTGGGGCTTCCCCAGCGGGGGCGCAGCAGGAACCCCATCAGCGCACTTAGCTTCACGGAGCAGCTCACTCCCCTAGAGCAGACACCCAGGGGTTCCATGGAGTCACTGGCCCTGTCCAACGCTACTGGTAACTCTTCCAAATTCACCATGGCGGGAAGATTAATTCATGTGATTGTATTTGAAGCAATATATTTAACTGCTTAGGACATTTATATCTCACAGAATACTGCAACCGATCCAAAGCTAATTACATACTGTATGCCTTTCTCATAAGAGTGTAATGTCTATTATGTCAATGGTTATGAGATTTATTGACGTAATAATGATAACAATGAGGATAACTGATGAAGTTAACCACTGACTAACCCGCCTGTTGTTTCTCTGAAGGAACGTCAGCAGATGGAGGAGGGAAGCGCCAGGAGCACCTGTCTCGTTTCTCCATGCCCGACCTGAGCAAAGACTCTGGCATGAACGTGTCAGAGAAGagcaacatgggcaccctcaaCTCCTCTGTCCAGTTCCACAGCTCTGACTCCATGCACAGCCTGACCCCAGGCCAGCCCTACATGGAGCTGGAGCCCCCGGTGCAGGTGCAGTACCCTCTGCAGTACTGTGAGCCCCCAAGCCTGGGGATGGGCATGAGCCACCTGCCAGCCGGCTTCACCTACCaggaggaggacagggtcagCCTGGTGAGCAGCGCCAACGCTGCCCGCCTCCCGCCCATCAGTGAGCGCACGCGGAGACGAGGAGAGGGCCCGGGCATGGCTGCCCCTGAAGACACCCCTCAGCGCCGGAGACACAATCACCACCGCTCCCGTCGCTCCAGACGCTCCCGCTCGGAGAACGCCCTGCACCTAGCCGCTGAGCGCAGGGAGAGGCCCCAGCTGAGAGTCAGAGAGGACTATGACCAGTTTCCCCCTCCGCGGGGCGCTAGGGACTCATTTGGGAGTGCAGGGGGGAGGTGCAGGGGGCCGGAGCCATTCAGGCAGTGCCCTCGTACCACCTCTGACCTCACCCTGCAGAAGCCCAGTGCCCATCGCCGTCTCGCCGGGCCCTACTCCTGGGACGACTACGAGGATGAGGACGAGTGGTGCTCCACCTGCTCTTCATCGTCTGAGTCGGAGGACGAGGGTTACTTCCTGGGAGAGCCCATTCCTAGGCCCGTGCAGCTGAGGTACCTGAGCAGCCAGGAGCTCCTCCACAAGTACAGCTCCACAGGGGTGGGCGGACCGCACCAAATGAGTGGCAGAGGGGGACAGCTGCACACCCGCAAACGCCGGAAAAGCAAGAACTGCATAATCTCTTAAAATTCGCACCATGGAAAGAGTGAAGAGAAAGTGCCCTCCCTCTCCCAGTATACACTAACATAGTTCATCTGTTCAGAAAAGACAAGCAGACACTCTTCTGAAGTTGTTGAGTATTGTGAGGTTGACAGTGTTTTGATATGCAGTTGGGTAAACCATTGACAGCACAAATGTTTTGCATGTTTATCCATTTCAGAACAACATTTCAGAACAAGTTATCCTGATTATTGATTATATTTCTCTGACTCACACTGCACTCTGCTTGTCTGTCACCATGTTTATCAAAGCCAACGTGCAATCGTAATAATAATGTAATTTCCATGCAGCAACAGTAAGGTACAGACAATTCAGTAAGGTCCAGCTTTTTCATGCAATGTGATTTAGGTATATACTATTGTACTCAAGTTTATTGGCTGTACTGTATATAAGTAAATGAATGAATAAATTCACTAAATTAAGGAAGCAATGTAAATACTATGTAAATGAGGTCCCACatatttttatattttgtatGGATAGAATCATTTATGTATTGAATATCTATAATGTAGGAATAGAAAATGCATGCCTGTAATTTGTTGATGTGGTCCTGCATTGGAATAAAATAGTATTTCAGACAGAGAATGACAGGTGTCCGTTCCCTCACTAGAGACTGGcgtgttcttgtgatcatttgtCTGACAGTGAACAGTCACCCTCTCCATCTGCTCAACACATAAATGAATGAAAACATGGCAAAAGCGCTGATTTAAAAAGTCACCGCTCAGTAAATGTCATTCCCCCATGAGGTCATGAAGTGATACTGTGACTATTGGGCTTTTGTGGCATTGTTTGCAAACAGATGTCTGTGAGCTGTAAGTGAGCTAATCATAAACCCAGATAATGTGCTGCTGATGCAGCTCTATGGATTAACGCATGAATAGATATATGGGATTCAAATGGGCTTTACTGAAGTACAATTTGTAATTCACAAGCTATCTCCTCAATGAATACAACCTCTACATCAAAACAACAGGAGTAGTTTACTTCTCTCATCGTTTTCATTCTCTACATTTACACTTGGACGAGCTCCAGGTCAAGTTTGTGTTTGAAAGGTGAAGTAACAGGGTTCTAAATTGGCTTGTGTCTGATGTCCATGTGGTCAGAGGATTACAGTAGCTAAGTCTCTGGCCCCCGTAAACTGGGTGGACTCCAGTCCACACCCTCCCTTCTACGCAGGTCTCAAAACCAGGTATTTAACTACACACACTAGATTAAAAGTGAGTGAAGAccaatcccactgggcacagatgtcagttcaacgtctagttttgatttacatttggttgagttgtcaactaacgtgaaatcATCAAAACAATCACAATGTCATTTGATTTTGGTAAAAATGTTGGTGAAAAAAATCGTTGGTGAAATTTGCAAATCCAATTAAttttccacattggttcaacgtcgTCATATTGATTTTGGGTGTTTGAAATGATGTGGATACAACGTTGATTCAATCAGTTCTTGCCCAGGGGTATGCTACTGACATGTTGGGTGGATTAGTGTGTTTATGTGGGTTCCTTTAGATGGCATGTCTTCCAGTGTTCATATATACTTTGCGGTGGTCAGGAGTTCTCATTTTGTTGACTGTTATGACCAAAACAGCTGCACAAACATGAGACACATTACTGTCCTGACAACTGAGCgattatgtattttttttgccTTTTTTACTGGGCCCCTAGGCCACTGGTGTCATGCCCAGATTTGTCTTGTTTTTTGTATTTCTCAGTTATCAAATGAATTACTTAATTTTTAAGCCCACGTTATATCATAATTGTTTGTAAAAATATTTGTCAGCTGTATTTTACAGAGGgggcacactgactggactaggttcagaaggaggaggatgagagagtagagtgacacacacacagcgtttgatttgatttgagctgcCAGTGATGGGTAGGAGGTTTGTTTGTAGATGAATGTGATCAAGCTATGTAGCCTATTGATTCCTTCTTGATGAATAAATatatcacaaat belongs to Salvelinus namaycush isolate Seneca chromosome 20, SaNama_1.0, whole genome shotgun sequence and includes:
- the LOC120065102 gene encoding prickle-like protein 2, with the protein product MTAVPLEMEKTVTKLMYDFQRNSTSDDDSGCALEEYAWVPPGLKPEQVHHYYSSLPEGKVPYVNSPGEKHRIKQLLHQLPPHDNEVRYCNTLDDEEKRELKLFSNQRKRENLGRGNVRPFPVTMTGAICEQCGGQINGGDIAVFASRAGHGVCWHPGCFVCSMCDELLVDLIYFYQEGKIYCGRHHAERLKPRCSACDEIIFADECTEAEGRHWHMKHFCCFECETVLGGQRYIMKEGRPYCCSCFESLYAEYCDSCGEHIGIDQGQMTYDGQHWHATEGCFCCARCKSSLLGRPFLPKHGQIFCSRSCSLGEEPNGSDSSDSAFQSARSTRESRRSSKAGKNGGQAGRCSGDVDPLSLQMDLLSLSSQTPSLTREPPAWKSQGQGGDTYPYEGRSDPTATPTPLHLLSQCNVRTAYNSTSPGQGNQPNHRSKETGVNKRPPISALKGRSMNENWFHQDSEDYYPPKLKPQQSFDVPHGLSYHNGFSDKRSVSLHVFQRDGEVGLPQRGRSRNPISALSFTEQLTPLEQTPRGSMESLALSNATGTSADGGGKRQEHLSRFSMPDLSKDSGMNVSEKSNMGTLNSSVQFHSSDSMHSLTPGQPYMELEPPVQVQYPLQYCEPPSLGMGMSHLPAGFTYQEEDRVSLVSSANAARLPPISERTRRRGEGPGMAAPEDTPQRRRHNHHRSRRSRRSRSENALHLAAERRERPQLRVREDYDQFPPPRGARDSFGSAGGRCRGPEPFRQCPRTTSDLTLQKPSAHRRLAGPYSWDDYEDEDEWCSTCSSSSESEDEGYFLGEPIPRPVQLRYLSSQELLHKYSSTGVGGPHQMSGRGGQLHTRKRRKSKNCIIS